Proteins encoded in a region of the Phaenicophaeus curvirostris isolate KB17595 chromosome 1, BPBGC_Pcur_1.0, whole genome shotgun sequence genome:
- the CLDN14 gene encoding claudin-14: MASSAVQLLGFSLSLLGLIGTLIATILPHWWRTAHVGTNIITAVAYIKGLWMECVWHSTGIYQCQVHRSQLALPRDLQAARAMMVISCVLSVLACVIAVIGMKCTHCAKGTSAKDPIAVSGGIVFILAGLVCLVPVSWTTNDVVTDFYNPVLPSGMKYEIGQALYLGFVSASLTILGGALLCTSSQCNGNETPYQTQPSSIRRTAPSYRPPTVYKGNHASSLTSASHSGYRLNDYV; the protein is encoded by the coding sequence ATGGCAAGCTCAGCTGTTCAGTTACTTGGCTTCTCTCTAAGCCTGCTCGGCCTAATTGGGACATTAATTGCTACTATTCTGCCACACTGGTGGCGAACGGCACATGTAGGCACCAATATTATAACAGCTGTGGCCTATATAAAAGGGCTTTGGATGGAGTGCGTCTGGCACAGCACCGGCATctaccagtgccaagtccaccGCTCCCAGCTGGCGCTGCCCCGTGACCTCCAAGCCGCCCGTGCCATGATGGTAATTTCCTGCGTCCTTTCCGTGCTGGCATGTGTGATTGCTGTCATCGGTATGAAGTGCACGCACTGTGCCAAGGGGACTTCTGCCAAAGACCCCATTGCAGTCTCTGGGGGAATTGTTTTCATCCTGGCTGGTCTTGTTTGCCTGGTACCTGTTTCTTGGACCACTAATGATGTTGTTACAGATTTCTACAACCCCGTGCTTCCCAGCGGGATGAAGTACGAGATAGGTCAAGCTCTTTACCTTGGCTTTGTCTCCGCATCTTTGACTATCCTCGGCGGTGCTCTGCTGTGCACATCAAGCCAGTGTAATGGGAATGAGACACCTTACCAGACGCAGCCCAGCAGCATAAGAAGGACTGCTCCCTCCTATAGACCACCAACTGTCTACAAGGGAAACCATGCTTCTTCCCTGACATCTGCTTCCCATAGCGGCTACAGATTAAATGACTATGTGTGA